One window of Gymnogyps californianus isolate 813 chromosome 10, ASM1813914v2, whole genome shotgun sequence genomic DNA carries:
- the LOC127020211 gene encoding P2Y purinoceptor 3-like, translating to MEGLKETENGTSGKALCPLVESYKYILLPLTYSSVFVLGLLLNGAMLWLSCCRAKGWTCTTIYLVNLAVADLLYLFSLPLLIINYILHDTWPFGELLCKLVRFLFYTNLYGSILLLTCISVHRFLGVCYPIRSLPYRTRRLAAAGAATSWALVFLQLLPTSIYARTGVINNHTVCYDMTSPENLSSYYPYGMALTASGFLFPFLIILVCYCLMIRSLTQHTGDTNPTSSAARAKSIRTILLVCGLFAVCVLPFHITRSIYLFIRVYRVADCQLLQRWSLLYKIWRPLVSLNSCINPLLYFLSGQTNRARLALELRLPKAGPLARPAVNAEGTDAPARLSPC from the coding sequence ATGGAGGGGCTGAAGGAAACTGAGAACGGCACCTCCGGGAAAGCTCTGTGCCCTCTCGTGGAAAGCTATAAATACATCTTGTTACCCCTTACTTACAGCTCCGTCTTcgtgctggggctgctcctcaACGGAGCCATGCTGTGGCTCAGCTGCTGCCGCGCCAAGGGCTGGACCTGCACCACCATCTACCTGGTGAACCTGGCTGTGGCGGACCTGCTCTACCTCTTCTCTTTGCCCTTGCTCATCATCAACTACATCCTGCACGACACGTGGCCTTTcggagagctgctctgcaaacTGGTACGTTTCTTGTTTTACACCAACCTGTACGGCAGCATCCTGCTGCTGACTTGCATCAGCGTCCACCGCTTTCTAGGCGTTTGCTATCCCATCCGCTCCCTACCCTACCGGACCCGGCGCCTGGCTGCTGCCGGCGCAGCTACGTCCTGGGCACTGGtgttcctgcagctcctgcccaccTCCATCTACGCTCGCACCGGCGTTATCAATAACCACACCGTCTGCTACGACATGACGAGCCCCGAGAACCTCAGCAGCTACTACCCCTACGGCATGGCTCTAACCGCATCTggtttcctctttcctttcctcatcaTTTTAGTCTGCTATTGTCTGATGATCAGAAGCCTCACCCAACACACTGGAGACACCAATCCCACCAGCAGTGCTGCCCGAGCCAAGTCGATCCGAACCATTCTCCTCGTCTGTGGGCTTTTTGCTGTCTGTGTACTGCCATTTCACATCACCCGCAGCATCTACCTCTTCATTCGTGTGTACCGGGTAGCTGACTGCCAGCTTCTACAGCGCTGGAGTTTGCTTTACAAGATCTGGAGGCCACTGGTGAGCCTCAACAGCTGCATCAACCCCCTCCTCTACTTTCTTTCTGGTCAAACTAACAGAGCCAGGCTCGCTTTGGAGCTGAGACTGCCCAAGGCAGGTCCTCTTGCCAGGCCTGCCGTGAACGCAGAGGGGACAGACGCCCCAGCAAGACTTAGCCCTTGCTGA